The following proteins are encoded in a genomic region of Arcobacter cloacae:
- a CDS encoding restriction endonuclease subunit S has translation MKSNYKKLGDFIQQVKKRNNDNSLTVDNLRGINISKEFMPSVANVTGTDLSVYKVVERNQFAYNPMHVGRDEVLPISMLVNEDKVIVSPAYVIFEIVDTDKLLPEYLMIWCRRSEFDRNAWFTTDSSVRGGFNWEDFCDLELPVPSLEKQKEIIKEYHTITDRIRLNEQLNQKLEDTAQSIYKEWFVNFEFPDENGKPYKSNGGEMVYCDELEMEIPYNFRNGYLEEIIDIFDSRRIPLSGFERESMIKIYPYYGAASLMDYVEDYIFDGTYILLGEDGTVMTEKGYPVLQYVYGKFWVNNHAHILKGKNGFDENSLFVLLNNTNISDIITGGVQAKISQTNLKTVKISVPPENLIQELNKKLKPIFDVKIQTLEIQKICFKLKEILLSKMATIEE, from the coding sequence ATGAAATCAAACTATAAAAAGCTTGGGGATTTTATTCAACAAGTTAAAAAGAGAAATAATGACAATAGCTTAACAGTTGATAATCTAAGAGGTATAAATATTAGTAAAGAGTTTATGCCATCTGTTGCAAATGTTACTGGAACAGATTTATCAGTTTATAAAGTTGTAGAAAGAAATCAATTTGCATATAATCCTATGCACGTTGGTAGAGATGAAGTATTACCTATAAGTATGCTTGTAAACGAAGATAAAGTAATTGTATCTCCTGCTTATGTAATTTTTGAAATAGTGGATACAGATAAGTTATTACCAGAATATCTTATGATTTGGTGTAGAAGAAGTGAGTTTGATAGAAATGCTTGGTTTACAACAGATAGTAGTGTAAGAGGTGGATTTAATTGGGAAGATTTTTGTGATTTAGAACTTCCAGTTCCTTCACTTGAAAAACAAAAAGAGATAATCAAAGAGTATCACACTATCACAGACCGAATCAGACTAAATGAACAACTAAATCAAAAACTAGAAGATACAGCACAAAGTATTTATAAAGAGTGGTTTGTAAATTTTGAGTTTCCTGATGAAAATGGTAAGCCATATAAATCAAATGGTGGTGAAATGGTTTATTGTGATGAGTTGGAAATGGAAATACCATATAATTTCAGAAATGGCTATTTAGAGGAAATTATAGATATTTTTGATTCACGAAGAATTCCCTTATCAGGTTTTGAGAGAGAAAGTATGATAAAAATTTATCCATATTATGGAGCTGCTTCATTAATGGATTATGTAGAAGATTATATTTTTGATGGAACATACATATTACTTGGTGAAGATGGAACAGTTATGACTGAAAAAGGTTATCCCGTCTTGCAATATGTTTATGGAAAGTTTTGGGTAAATAATCATGCACACATTTTGAAAGGAAAAAATGGATTTGATGAGAATAGTTTATTTGTTCTTTTGAATAATACAAATATTAGCGATATTATAACTGGAGGAGTTCAAGCAAAAATCAGTCAGACTAATTTAAAGACAGTTAAAATATCAGTACCTCCTGAAAATTTAATTCAAGAGTTAAATAAAAAATTAAAACCAATATTTGATGTAAAAATTCAAACACTTGAAATACAAAAGATTTGTTTTAAATTAAAAGAAATTCTACTTTCAAAAATGGCAACTATTGAGGAATAA
- a CDS encoding DUF2958 domain-containing protein, translated as MELIPKELINTIPKLYETENEIDPIAYVKLFIINGWTWYITEFSIDKNICFGYVVSPFGAELGYFSLDEIRSLGIGVERDLSFKPTKLSIIKKAS; from the coding sequence ATGGAACTAATACCTAAAGAACTAATAAATACCATTCCCAAACTTTATGAGACAGAAAATGAAATAGACCCTATTGCCTATGTCAAGCTTTTCATAATAAATGGTTGGACATGGTACATCACAGAATTTTCTATAGATAAAAATATTTGTTTTGGATATGTGGTATCGCCATTTGGAGCAGAATTAGGTTATTTTAGTCTTGATGAAATTAGAAGTCTTGGAATTGGCGTTGAAAGAGATTTATCTTTTAAGCCTACAAAACTATCAATTATTAAAAAGGCTTCATAA
- a CDS encoding DNA-binding protein: MRTDYNSILPKGVLFNLKEIEAHGIIKIDMLKKLVLKKQIEFIKIGRKVHIARSELIRYLESRTVKAVI, translated from the coding sequence ATGAGAACAGATTATAATTCGATTTTACCGAAAGGTGTATTGTTTAATTTAAAGGAGATTGAAGCTCATGGGATAATTAAAATAGACATGCTAAAAAAACTTGTATTAAAAAAACAGATTGAATTTATCAAAATAGGGAGAAAGGTTCATATTGCTAGAAGTGAACTTATAAGATACCTTGAAAGTAGAACAGTAAAAGCAGTAATCTAA
- a CDS encoding type I restriction-modification system subunit M, with product MAKEKNQKSMEETLWESANKLRGSVESSEYKHIVLGLIFLKFVSDTFEERREKLLVEGKEAFIDMVEFYTMENVFYLPAESRWSYIKQNAKQDDIALKIDTALATIEKNNPSLKGALPDNYFSRLGLDVSKLSSLIDTINNINTIEDKGHDIVGRVYEYFLGNFAIAEGKGKGEFYTPKSIVNLIANMIEPYKGKIYDPACGSGGMFVQSIKFIEAHKGNKKDISIYGQEYTATTYKLAKMNLAIRGISANLGDVPADTFAKDQHKDLKADFIMANPPFNQKDWRGVNELLDDPRWSGYDVPPTSNANYGWILNMVSKLSQNGVAGFILANGALSGGGEEYKIRKKLIENDLVEAILVLPMKMFYTTDISVTLWILNANKKERTFEQNNITKIHRDRTNEILFMDLRKLGVAFEKKFIQFDIETIEKISSTYHTWQSDKEAYEDIAEYCKSATLSEVIAKDYSLVPSKYIEFVNRDENIDFDTKMTALQSEFVELLKEEEKSKQELLTVFKELGYEIKL from the coding sequence ATGGCAAAAGAAAAAAATCAAAAGTCTATGGAAGAAACTCTTTGGGAGAGTGCAAATAAACTAAGAGGTAGTGTTGAATCAAGTGAATATAAGCATATCGTTTTAGGGCTAATTTTCCTTAAGTTTGTTAGTGATACATTTGAAGAACGAAGAGAAAAACTACTAGTTGAGGGTAAAGAAGCATTTATCGATATGGTGGAGTTTTACACTATGGAAAATGTATTTTATCTTCCTGCTGAATCGCGATGGTCATACATAAAACAAAATGCAAAACAAGATGACATTGCTCTTAAAATCGATACAGCACTTGCAACTATTGAAAAAAACAATCCTAGCCTAAAAGGTGCATTACCTGATAACTACTTTTCAAGACTTGGTCTTGATGTGAGTAAACTTTCAAGCTTAATAGATACTATCAATAACATCAACACAATAGAGGATAAAGGACACGATATAGTAGGGCGTGTTTATGAATACTTCTTGGGTAATTTTGCCATTGCAGAGGGTAAAGGAAAAGGAGAGTTCTATACTCCAAAATCAATAGTAAACCTAATAGCAAATATGATAGAACCCTACAAAGGAAAAATCTACGACCCTGCTTGTGGAAGTGGTGGTATGTTTGTACAATCTATCAAGTTTATAGAAGCTCATAAAGGAAATAAAAAAGATATTTCTATCTATGGGCAAGAATATACAGCAACTACATATAAACTAGCAAAGATGAATCTAGCAATTAGAGGAATATCTGCAAATCTTGGAGATGTACCAGCTGATACATTTGCAAAAGACCAACACAAAGATTTAAAAGCTGATTTTATCATGGCAAATCCTCCTTTTAATCAAAAAGATTGGAGAGGTGTAAATGAACTATTAGATGACCCAAGATGGTCAGGGTATGATGTTCCTCCAACATCAAATGCAAATTATGGATGGATACTAAATATGGTATCAAAACTATCTCAAAATGGTGTAGCTGGATTTATTCTTGCAAATGGTGCATTAAGTGGTGGTGGTGAAGAGTATAAAATACGAAAAAAGCTTATTGAAAATGATTTAGTAGAGGCTATTCTAGTTTTACCAATGAAAATGTTTTATACAACAGATATTAGCGTAACTCTTTGGATTTTAAATGCAAATAAAAAAGAAAGAACTTTTGAACAAAACAATATTACAAAAATTCACAGAGATAGAACAAATGAAATTCTATTTATGGACTTAAGAAAATTGGGTGTAGCTTTTGAAAAGAAGTTTATTCAATTTGATATAGAAACTATTGAAAAGATTTCATCAACATATCATACTTGGCAAAGTGACAAAGAAGCTTATGAAGATATAGCTGAATACTGTAAAAGTGCAACACTAAGTGAAGTAATAGCAAAAGATTATTCGCTAGTACCTAGTAAATATATAGAGTTTGTAAATAGAGATGAAAATATTGATTTTGATACAAAAATGACAGCTTTACAAAGTGAATTTGTAGAACTTTTAAAAGAAGAAGAAAAATCAAAACAAGAACTACTAACAGTATTTAAAGAGTTGGGTTATGAAATCAAACTATAA
- a CDS encoding AAA family ATPase, giving the protein MITSLTIKNVASYNSAGETVSELKKVNYFFGNNGSGKSTLAKYLHSLSQNVPENRFNNCTQVGFDSDNNQIIVFNEEFIKRNFIARNTQIGIFSLNQKNEEIDEAIKEKQKELEQLENKNESLNFRKSKFAKFQEDELSTLKDNCFDLRKTVLNSFPKIKDLFPNKQKQNNFEQILKILQVQPLQNLTFDMLLEDYKKYYDTEIVYITHTISLDKLNIIVDIEKSINEILQKVIIGNTEVDISGLIDFLQNKKWVENGIDYLDKEKDIQACPFCQQETIDKELIKKFNSYFDESYKKSIEDIEKFRIQYVNLYNEFKLNFQNVVNEYNELNKVSNLIEKLKDNFDTNIKIFDEKLEKTNEKKDIMSFLGFKQTILDINKEINTNNENYNNLDSHRKSFLNKIWLYITFKMKTTIETILNKEKKYQDIFSLIDHKKEVIKDKIIVIKGEIESLREQTISTKEAVENINTILKNSGFGSFSIEEKELTNNNISEYYLKRDSGEDEEVFKTLSEGEKNFIAFLYYYQLCLGVHDIDESEKRKILVIDDPVSSLDSQVLFIVNSLIQHLIANKGKTKPEKKAFKNPLLEQVFILTHNIYFHKEVSLFSHQRICIDHQFFTVKKVNGASKIQINEKPVVNDYFLLWDTLKNINDTITKNPNDKTHNISITNLMRRILESYVNFTGLGNTVWNAIKDTNPEDPINIICSSLISELQDGSHKVSPLDEMYFTRVINEESQKLFDVFKIIFDEIGKEHYLIMMGIENE; this is encoded by the coding sequence ATGATTACATCACTAACTATTAAAAATGTAGCAAGTTATAATTCAGCTGGTGAGACAGTTAGTGAGTTAAAAAAAGTTAATTATTTCTTTGGAAATAATGGTTCTGGAAAATCAACATTAGCAAAATATTTGCATAGTTTAAGTCAAAATGTTCCAGAAAATAGATTTAATAACTGTACACAAGTAGGTTTTGATAGTGATAATAATCAAATTATAGTTTTTAATGAAGAATTTATAAAAAGAAATTTTATTGCAAGAAATACTCAAATAGGTATATTTTCATTAAATCAAAAAAATGAAGAAATTGATGAAGCTATAAAAGAAAAGCAAAAAGAGCTTGAACAATTAGAAAATAAAAATGAATCTTTGAATTTTAGAAAAAGTAAATTTGCCAAATTTCAAGAAGATGAATTATCTACACTTAAAGACAATTGTTTTGATTTGAGAAAAACTGTATTAAATTCATTTCCAAAAATAAAAGATTTGTTCCCAAACAAACAAAAACAAAATAACTTTGAGCAGATATTAAAAATTTTACAAGTTCAGCCACTTCAAAATCTAACATTTGATATGCTACTAGAGGATTATAAAAAATATTATGATACAGAGATAGTTTATATTACTCACACTATTTCATTAGATAAATTAAATATAATAGTTGACATAGAAAAATCAATAAATGAAATATTACAAAAAGTGATCATAGGTAATACAGAAGTTGATATTTCAGGATTAATTGATTTCCTACAAAATAAAAAATGGGTAGAAAATGGTATTGACTATTTAGATAAAGAAAAAGATATCCAAGCTTGTCCATTTTGTCAACAAGAAACTATAGATAAAGAGCTAATAAAAAAATTCAATAGTTATTTTGATGAGTCTTATAAAAAGAGTATTGAAGATATTGAAAAATTTAGAATACAATATGTAAATTTATATAATGAATTCAAGTTAAATTTCCAAAATGTTGTTAATGAATATAATGAATTAAATAAAGTTTCAAATTTAATTGAAAAGCTAAAAGATAACTTTGATACTAATATAAAAATTTTTGATGAAAAACTTGAAAAAACAAATGAAAAAAAAGATATTATGTCTTTTTTAGGATTCAAGCAGACAATATTAGATATAAATAAAGAAATTAATACAAACAATGAAAACTATAATAATTTAGATAGTCATAGAAAAAGCTTTTTAAATAAGATATGGTTATATATTACATTTAAAATGAAAACTACTATTGAAACTATCTTGAATAAAGAAAAAAAATATCAAGATATATTTAGCCTAATAGATCATAAAAAAGAAGTAATTAAAGATAAAATTATTGTTATAAAAGGTGAAATAGAAAGTTTAAGAGAACAAACTATTTCAACTAAAGAAGCTGTAGAAAATATTAATACAATATTAAAAAATAGTGGTTTTGGAAGCTTTTCAATAGAAGAAAAAGAATTAACAAACAATAATATTTCAGAATATTATCTAAAAAGAGATAGTGGAGAGGATGAAGAAGTTTTTAAAACATTGAGTGAGGGGGAAAAAAACTTTATTGCATTTTTGTATTATTATCAATTATGTTTGGGTGTACATGATATAGATGAATCTGAAAAGAGAAAAATTTTAGTCATTGATGATCCAGTTTCAAGTTTAGATAGTCAAGTTTTATTTATTGTAAATTCTTTAATTCAACATTTAATTGCTAATAAAGGTAAAACAAAACCAGAGAAAAAAGCATTTAAGAATCCACTCTTAGAGCAAGTTTTTATTTTAACACATAATATATATTTTCATAAAGAAGTTTCTCTTTTTAGTCATCAAAGAATTTGTATAGATCATCAGTTTTTTACTGTTAAAAAAGTTAATGGTGCTTCTAAAATTCAGATTAATGAAAAACCAGTAGTTAATGATTATTTTTTATTATGGGATACATTAAAAAATATAAATGATACTATCACTAAAAATCCAAATGATAAAACTCATAATATTTCAATTACAAATTTAATGCGTAGAATATTGGAAAGTTATGTTAATTTTACAGGTCTAGGTAATACAGTCTGGAATGCTATCAAGGATACAAATCCTGAAGACCCTATTAATATTATTTGTAGTTCTTTAATATCAGAATTACAAGATGGGAGTCATAAGGTATCTCCACTTGATGAAATGTATTTTACAAGGGTTATTAATGAAGAGTCACAAAAACTATTTGATGTATTTAAAATAATTTTTGATGAAATTGGTAAAGAACATTATTTAATAATGATGGGAATAGAGAATGAATAA
- a CDS encoding Fic family protein — MNNYTPPYKITSKILKLSTQISEELTKLQFTGVEKVNPMLRKKNRIKTLAGTLEIEGNFLGEEKITAILDGKRVLGTVKELAEVQGAIKAYEKLDSYRYFELDDLLLAHKILMDEILTTAGSFRSVNVKVGEHIAPQPNMVNELMINLFSWLKNSDEHMLLKSCIFHYEFEFIHPFSDGNGRIGRLWQSVILNSFNPIFSLLPTESIVRDYQEEYYKAIEDSTQIGESTPFIEFMLEMIFKSIQNIKDDNVPINVPKDDPIKRLDKIIEIISENKDITILELANKLNVADKTIKRDIAKLKEQNRIIRVGSLKSGHWEVKVYE, encoded by the coding sequence ATGAATAACTACACACCACCATACAAAATAACCTCAAAAATACTAAAACTATCAACACAAATAAGTGAAGAACTCACAAAACTTCAATTTACTGGTGTTGAAAAAGTAAACCCAATGCTAAGAAAAAAGAATCGTATCAAAACTTTAGCAGGTACTTTGGAAATAGAGGGTAATTTTTTAGGCGAAGAAAAAATCACAGCTATTTTAGATGGAAAAAGAGTATTAGGAACAGTAAAAGAATTAGCAGAAGTTCAAGGGGCTATAAAAGCTTATGAGAAACTAGATAGCTATAGATATTTTGAATTAGATGATTTACTACTAGCTCATAAAATCTTGATGGATGAGATTCTTACAACTGCTGGAAGTTTTAGAAGTGTAAATGTAAAAGTGGGTGAACATATTGCACCACAGCCAAATATGGTAAATGAACTTATGATAAATCTTTTTTCATGGCTAAAAAATAGTGATGAACATATGCTTTTAAAATCTTGCATATTTCACTATGAATTTGAGTTTATACATCCATTTTCAGATGGTAATGGCAGAATTGGAAGACTTTGGCAAAGTGTGATTTTAAATAGTTTTAATCCAATTTTTTCACTTCTACCAACGGAAAGTATAGTAAGAGATTATCAAGAAGAATACTATAAAGCAATAGAAGATTCAACCCAGATTGGTGAAAGTACGCCATTTATAGAGTTCATGCTTGAGATGATATTCAAATCTATACAAAATATTAAAGATGATAATGTCCCAATAAATGTCCCTAAAGATGACCCAATAAAAAGATTAGATAAAATAATAGAAATAATTAGTGAAAATAAAGATATAACCATCCTAGAACTTGCAAATAAATTGAATGTAGCAGATAAAACAATCAAAAGAGATATAGCGAAACTAAAAGAACAAAATAGAATCATAAGAGTTGGAAGTCTAAAATCTGGTCATTGGGAAGTAAAAGTATATGAGTAA
- a CDS encoding Rad52/Rad22 family DNA repair protein, which produces MFNKNQLASLNKELDSSRIKTREKGNVSLSYIEGFDVIDTANSIFGYGNWSYLISKLEQVSQEQNHNQNFVVCYKAVVKLIVKDEEHSKSISRQDVGFGTGVSKTLADSHENAGKEAVTDAIKRAMRSFGNQFGNSLYDKSRNHANQDSSYQQNQNYNQRPLQNNQQQQHTYQNDNVNNRAINANANTNFKGVVNQQQTARQNQTQTMQQQVQNPNSRNVNQNPNNQQNNPPPQHSFQNNQTFEYQSLFNLGLDVIEQNGFLIITGENQYSYRDAIKACAFRFDSKSKTWYKPIESAA; this is translated from the coding sequence ATGTTTAATAAAAATCAATTGGCTAGTTTAAATAAAGAGCTTGATAGTTCAAGAATTAAAACAAGAGAAAAAGGAAATGTATCTTTATCCTATATAGAGGGCTTTGATGTAATAGATACTGCTAATAGTATCTTTGGATATGGAAACTGGTCTTATCTTATTTCAAAACTTGAACAAGTATCACAAGAGCAAAACCATAATCAAAATTTTGTCGTATGTTATAAGGCTGTTGTAAAATTAATAGTAAAAGATGAAGAACATAGTAAATCAATTTCAAGGCAAGATGTAGGATTTGGAACAGGTGTATCTAAAACTCTAGCTGATTCCCATGAAAATGCTGGGAAAGAGGCAGTTACCGATGCTATAAAAAGAGCAATGAGGAGTTTTGGAAACCAATTCGGAAATTCACTATATGATAAAAGTAGAAATCATGCAAATCAAGACAGTTCTTATCAACAGAATCAAAACTATAATCAAAGACCACTACAAAATAACCAACAACAGCAACACACTTATCAAAATGATAATGTAAATAATAGAGCAATAAATGCTAACGCAAACACAAATTTTAAAGGTGTTGTAAATCAGCAACAAACAGCTAGACAAAATCAGACTCAAACAATGCAACAGCAAGTGCAAAATCCAAATAGTAGAAATGTAAATCAAAATCCAAACAATCAGCAGAATAATCCACCACCACAACACTCTTTTCAAAATAATCAAACATTTGAGTATCAGTCTCTTTTCAATCTAGGACTTGATGTTATTGAGCAAAATGGCTTCTTGATTATTACAGGAGAGAATCAATACTCATATCGAGATGCAATAAAAGCTTGTGCTTTTAGGTTCGATTCAAAATCAAAAACTTGGTATAAACCAATTGAAAGTGCTGCTTAA
- a CDS encoding DUF932 domain-containing protein → MSKTIKPLTNEQLRIKAPSLFQDQPYHEVSSKYHFIGTIDIIEQLRGESWFPVSVSEAGVRDLSKDGFQQHYVRFQHFSDLINPNANVVELLLFNSHDRSKAFSISAGVYRYICSNGLIIADSVFDSYKIKHLGDKENDVIDAVNKITQVKPKLLEKISKFESITLNQNEKESFLQSALPLRFENHLELDNPTELLTPLRIEDKKDDLYTVLNILQENFLSSKISGYNKDTKRKFTSKQITSISKDVEINKGLWEIAERIANIKDGSYESPLIAA, encoded by the coding sequence ATGTCAAAAACAATTAAACCCCTAACAAATGAACAATTAAGAATTAAAGCACCAAGTCTATTCCAAGACCAACCTTATCATGAAGTAAGCTCAAAGTACCATTTTATAGGTACTATTGATATTATTGAACAATTACGAGGTGAATCTTGGTTTCCAGTAAGTGTAAGCGAAGCAGGAGTAAGAGATCTATCAAAAGATGGATTTCAACAGCACTATGTTAGGTTTCAGCATTTCTCTGATTTAATAAATCCAAATGCTAATGTAGTTGAGTTATTATTATTCAACAGTCATGACAGAAGTAAGGCATTTTCGATTTCGGCAGGGGTCTATCGATATATATGTAGCAATGGTCTCATAATAGCTGATTCAGTTTTTGATAGCTATAAAATCAAACATTTAGGAGATAAAGAAAATGATGTAATAGATGCTGTAAATAAAATTACACAAGTAAAACCAAAACTGCTTGAGAAAATCTCAAAGTTTGAATCTATAACTCTAAATCAAAATGAAAAAGAGTCATTTTTACAAAGTGCCTTACCTTTAAGATTTGAAAATCATTTAGAACTTGATAATCCAACTGAATTATTAACTCCACTTAGAATTGAAGATAAAAAGGATGACTTATATACAGTTTTAAATATCCTACAAGAGAACTTTCTCTCTTCAAAAATTTCAGGATATAACAAAGATACTAAACGAAAATTTACTTCAAAGCAAATTACTTCTATCTCAAAAGATGTAGAAATAAATAAAGGTCTTTGGGAAATTGCAGAAAGAATAGCAAATATTAAAGATGGTTCTTATGAATCACCATTAATTGCTGCATAA